The Rhodohalobacter barkolensis genome includes the window AATATCACTACTTGAGTCAAACATCCGGCAAAAAACCGGATGTACAGTCATAGCGGTAAACTGCAAGAATGAGGAAATGTTGGTAAATCCTCCACCTGAAAGAGTATTAGAAAAGGATGATGAAATAGTACTAATTGGTTCCAGTGAAGGTGAAAAACGGTTCACCAATAACTTTCTGGATTAAAAGTAATGGTTAATTTTTCCAGAACCACGGAGTGAAAATGACAAGAACGGTAAAGAGTTCTAATCGTCCGATCATCATCAACATTAACAGAACCCATTTCCCGATGTAGGGAACTCCGGCATATTCATCCGTCGGGCCAAACTCTCCCCAGGCAGGTCCTATATTCCCAAGGCTGGCAATACTTGCTCCCATGGAAGACATGAAGTCGTAGCCCATTAAACTCATGATAAGGGCGCCAATTCCAAATATGATGAAGTAGACAACGAAGAATCCCAGAATATTTTTGAGTATAGATGACTCTATAATTCGATTTCCCAGCCGGACCGGAAGTACTGCTTGAGGATGGATGATCTGACGAAACTCGCGGACAACATTTTTTAAAATAATTAGAATGCGAATCATTTTGATACCACCACCGGTTGAACCGGCTGTACCGCCGCTAAAAAAGAGAAGGAACAGTAGAAAAGATGCAAAAGGCATCCAGAGTGCATAGTCGTCAGTCCCAAATCCAGTTGTTGTAATAATAGAAACGACCTGAAAGGAACCGTAGCGTAGGGCATCTCCAAACTCATAGTTATCGATCAGCCAGAGACCGCCGGAAACCAATACAGTAAAAAGGACAGTAAGCAGGGAGAAAAACCGAATTTCCCTGTTTTCGAAGAAGCTTTTGGTATCGCCGCTCAGTAATCTGAAATGCATCGCAAAGTTGATACCGGCCAGGAACATAAAAACAGTAATGACTACATCGATATAGACGGAGTCAAATCCCGCCACCGAACCGTTTTTAGTTGAGAATCCACCGGTTGCAAGAGTTGAAAAGGCGTGGTTGATCGCCTCAAACCAGTCCATGGACGGATGAACCCAAAGCAGGAGAAATTGGACACCGGTCATACCCACATAGACAGACCATAGTAAAAATGCAGTTTCCTGAATTCTTGGGGTTAACTTATCGGAAGTGGAACCGGAATATTCTGCTTTGTAAAGCTGCATCCCGCCAATTCCCAAAAGTGGCAGCAGAGCAAGTGTGAGTACAATAATTCCCATTCCCCCCAGCCAGTGAGAGAGCGACCGCCAGAAAAGCAGACTTTTGTCGATATCCTCAATCGCAGGATTTTGAATTCCGTCGCTGGTTACTCCGCCCAAAATAGTTGCTCCGGTGGTGCTAAGCCCACTCATCGTTTCAAAAACGGCGTCTGTATAGCTATGCAGCGTTCCGGAAAGTGTAAAAGGAAAAGCACCGATTAAAGAGCCCAAGAGCCAGGTTAGGGAAACGATGAGAAATGCTTCCCTCATGCGAAGCTCATACTGCGGTTTGAAAATATAAAAAAGAGAAGCCCCTAAAATCATTGCGGGAACCGCCGTAAATAAAAAAGCCTGCCAGGAGGACTCGTTATAGATTAAAGCTACTCCCAATGGAGCAAGCAGTGAGAGGCCTAAAAAGAAAGTCAGCCCTCCAAGAATCCCGATAACAATTTTGAAATCAATTCGGGGTCGGTTTGTGCCTTGCTCAAGCAGATCAATCATTGAATAACTCTTCTACCTTTTGAATAACATGTGGCTGAACAAAGATAATAACCCGGTCTCCTTTCCTTATAACGGAGTCGCCGGTTGCCACTTCTACATCTCCGTCATTTATAATTGCCCCAATGATCATTCCGTGTGGAAAATGAACGGATTTAATAGTTTTATCGAGTATACTGCAATTTTTGCCGGCAATAACTTCGATTATTTCAGCATCTATACCATGAAGTGCTTTTACCATGAGTATGGTACCTTGACGAATATTCCTGTGTATTTCGTCTGTAGCAGAGGCTTTCACATTCACAATGGAGTCGATGCCAATTGTTTGGCTAAGCGGTACATACTGAGATTTAGAAACGAGAGCAACAGTTTTCTTAACCTCTAAATGTTTTGCCATTAATGCAGAGATGATATTGGACTCTTCATCATCCGTAACAGAGATAAATGCGTCCATCTCCTGAATTCCCTCTACGGCAAGCAGGTTAGGATCTGTTGCATTTCCATGCAGTACCAAAATATTGCGAAGTTCATTAGCTGTTTCAGTAGCAGCTTCTTTATCCGGTTCTATGAGTTTAATATCCCATTTTTGATCATCAGCGCTAAGCTTACGGGCCAGAATTCGCCCCACTTCATTCCCCCCCGCAATCATAATCCGGCGAATCTTCTCATTCGTATGACCGGTAGCCTTGGCCAAAATTTCAATTCCTTCCGTTTTTGTTAAAACAAAAATATGGTCGAGGGCCATGATTCGATTCTTGCCGGTAGGTAATATCGTTGTTCCCCTTCTTGAGATGGCAACGATACGATATGCGCTACCTCTATATTCCAGTGCAAGTTCGCGGAGTGTGCGGTTAATTACCGGCGCGCCTTTTTCAACCCTGATACCTACAAGCTGCATTCTTCCTTCAGCCAAAGGCACAATGTCACTTGCCGAAGCTCTTTTGATGAGCTGATGAATCTCAGTGGCCGCACTCTCTTCCGGGTGAATGAGAACATCAATTCCGAGTTCAGAAGGAGTTATCGGAGCATCTTTTTGGGAAAGTTCGTCATTTCGCACACGGGCAATGGCGGTTTTTACTCCAAGCCGCTTAGCCATCATGCAGGCAATGATATTTACTTCATCCACACTGGTACAGGCCACCATCATATCTGCTTCTTTGGCACCGGCTTGTACGAGTGCATTGGGCGAGGTTGCGTTGCCTTCTACAGTAAGAACATCGAGGTTATCAATGACTCTCTGCAGGCATTGTTGTCTTTCGTCCATGACTGTTACATCATGTCTTTCTTCGGAGAGCACTTTGCTCAGCTCAAAGCCAACTTCACCGGCACCTGCTATAAGTATTTTCAAAATGATAAATTCATTATTTGTACTTCAAACTTCCCAAACTTATGATTTTTTTCTGTAAAAGCAGAGTCTGTGCAATAAGTTAAATTGGAAATAAACCGGTTGATAAAGTTGCAATCCATGTCTTTGAAAGCTTATGAGAAAAGTTGCAGTATCTCCATACATCTCTTTTCCAGAACTCCGCCTTGAATGGTTACATTGTGGAAGCTTTTTTTATTGATATCCCTGCTTCGTATATCAATCTGGGGCATTTTTTCTGATATTGAGGGGATGTCGCAACCATAGTATATAACATCTATTTTGGCCCATATTGCAGCGCTCATACACATCGGGCAGGGTTCGCAAGTAGTGTAAAGAGTAAAGCCCGAAAGATCTGTTTTTTTGAGTTGACTGCATAGCTTCCGGATAACCAGCAGTTCTGCATGAGCGGTGGGATCGTGAAGTTCTCGGGTTTGATTGGCAGCTGTGGCAAAAATTTCATCCCCCATAGCTAATACGGCTCCAAATGGGGTTTGGTTTTTTTCAGCAATTTCAATTGCCGTATTCATTATTCGGGTATCAGGGGTGATCATATGATTTTCTGTTAAAAATATTTCTTACTTGAGGTGTTTTTCCAGGTAATCTGTGTAGACCTGGAAAAGAAGCAGGTAACTTTGCTCATTGTAATGTACCCCGTGTTTACCCTTTGGGTAGATCCTTAAATCGACATCTTTGCCGGCTTCGGCAAAAGCTGAAAGCATCTGCATGGTATTTTGAATATGAACATTATCATCCATGGAGGAGTGGGTGACCAACATTTTTGCTCTCAGTTTATGGGCGTGATACATAATAGAACTGTTGTTGTAGTTTTCGTCATTTTCATCCGGTAAACCCATATACCGTTCGGTGTAGATCGAGTCATAAAGTCGCCAGTCGGTAACCGGAGCTCCCACCAGGCTCAATTTGAAAATATTTGGATATAGAACAGCTGAAATGGCGGACATAAAACCGCCATAGCTGTGCCCACGTATGGCAATTCGGTTTTCATCTATCCAACTGCGTTGAGCAAGGTATGTGGCAGTAGCAGCATAATCCTGAGCTTCCAGAATCCCCAGTCTTTTATATACAGACTCTTTAAAATCCCGGCCGTAACCACTGCTGCCACGGTTGTTTATGTTGGCAATTACATAACCTTGCTGTGCCAGATACTGCACCCATGTTGATGACTCAAATTCATTGAATACTCCCTGATAGCCAGGCCCACCGTAGATCATCAATACCAATGGATAGGTTTTGTCGGGATCAAAATTGTTTGGGCGAATCAGGTATCCGTCCAGCTCCACGCCTTGTTCTGTTGTAAACGAAAAGAGTTCCCTGGGTTGATACGCATATCGATTGAGGTAAGTCTTTACCAATGAGTTGTCTGCAATAGTTTCAATTAAATCCCCACCTTTTTGAGTGGTTCTGAGCTCGATCAGGTGTGGAGTTTGCGTATTGGACCACTTATCGAAATAGTACTTTCCATTGGGGCTCATATTAAACTCATGTCGACCGGGTTTGTCTGAGTATTGAATTTTTGCAGTTCCGTTAAATCGAATGGAATAGAGATGCCTTTCTAATGGACTCTCTTCTGTCGATTCAAAATAGATTTTTTCTGTTTCCGGGTTTATTGCAACTATTTGAGTGACTTCCCAGTCTCCGGTTGTGACTCTGTTCACCAGGTTTCCATCATAATTATACCGGTAGATATGGTTGAATCCATCTCTGTCAGACATCCAGAAAAATTCCTCGCGGTCAGTGGGGAAATAGAGGTAATCATCTGCTCCTGAAAAGGAACTAAAGATGTCGATCCATCCGTCATCTGATTTTTCCTCCATAACGAGTCGTTCATCTTGAGTGTCAACATTATAAAAATAGAGCTGCATGTGATTCTGCTCTCTATTCATCCATACCACGGCCAACTCCCCGGGGTTAGCGGTCCAGTAAATTCGGGGAATAAGGCCATTTTCTCCATCCACGTCGATCCAGTGATTTTCACCGGTTTCAATGTCCAGGACGCCTATTCTCACTTTCGGATTATTACCATCCGGTTTTGGATAGGGAATTGTTCGGTACTCCGGATAGACTCCTTCGTAGTCGGTTGATAGGAGTGTTTCTACATCACGCTCATCGGTCTGCCAATAAGCGACATATCGGCTGTTGCGACTCCATTTCCATGCCTCAGTGATACCAAATTCCTCTTCGTAAACCCAGCTTAATCGGCCGTTGTAGAAATGATCCTTTGCGGAGGTTGTAAGTTGTTT containing:
- a CDS encoding nucleoside deaminase → MITPDTRIMNTAIEIAEKNQTPFGAVLAMGDEIFATAANQTRELHDPTAHAELLVIRKLCSQLKKTDLSGFTLYTTCEPCPMCMSAAIWAKIDVIYYGCDIPSISEKMPQIDIRSRDINKKSFHNVTIQGGVLEKRCMEILQLFS
- a CDS encoding TrkH family potassium uptake protein — protein: MIDLLEQGTNRPRIDFKIVIGILGGLTFFLGLSLLAPLGVALIYNESSWQAFLFTAVPAMILGASLFYIFKPQYELRMREAFLIVSLTWLLGSLIGAFPFTLSGTLHSYTDAVFETMSGLSTTGATILGGVTSDGIQNPAIEDIDKSLLFWRSLSHWLGGMGIIVLTLALLPLLGIGGMQLYKAEYSGSTSDKLTPRIQETAFLLWSVYVGMTGVQFLLLWVHPSMDWFEAINHAFSTLATGGFSTKNGSVAGFDSVYIDVVITVFMFLAGINFAMHFRLLSGDTKSFFENREIRFFSLLTVLFTVLVSGGLWLIDNYEFGDALRYGSFQVVSIITTTGFGTDDYALWMPFASFLLFLLFFSGGTAGSTGGGIKMIRILIILKNVVREFRQIIHPQAVLPVRLGNRIIESSILKNILGFFVVYFIIFGIGALIMSLMGYDFMSSMGASIASLGNIGPAWGEFGPTDEYAGVPYIGKWVLLMLMMIGRLELFTVLVIFTPWFWKN
- the trkA gene encoding Trk system potassium transporter TrkA produces the protein MKILIAGAGEVGFELSKVLSEERHDVTVMDERQQCLQRVIDNLDVLTVEGNATSPNALVQAGAKEADMMVACTSVDEVNIIACMMAKRLGVKTAIARVRNDELSQKDAPITPSELGIDVLIHPEESAATEIHQLIKRASASDIVPLAEGRMQLVGIRVEKGAPVINRTLRELALEYRGSAYRIVAISRRGTTILPTGKNRIMALDHIFVLTKTEGIEILAKATGHTNEKIRRIMIAGGNEVGRILARKLSADDQKWDIKLIEPDKEAATETANELRNILVLHGNATDPNLLAVEGIQEMDAFISVTDDEESNIISALMAKHLEVKKTVALVSKSQYVPLSQTIGIDSIVNVKASATDEIHRNIRQGTILMVKALHGIDAEIIEVIAGKNCSILDKTIKSVHFPHGMIIGAIINDGDVEVATGDSVIRKGDRVIIFVQPHVIQKVEELFND
- a CDS encoding S9 family peptidase; the encoded protein is MMVLRNSGSEILLITFFWLLVSFQQTNAQEKGTYQSLQHALFSSGQLAGDQGPQDVQWSHSGDQYSYTEKDLQHFSPEIRIHDITNEEDYLLFHPAQHTFPGTDVPFHFDDYQWSNDGSSILFQTNFSPAYRYSGTFDYYHYDINSEELTHIVYSAVSAKYSPDGKKVGYHKNGEIFIYDLKTGSEKQLTTSAKDHFYNGRLSWVYEEEFGITEAWKWSRNSRYVAYWQTDERDVETLLSTDYEGVYPEYRTIPYPKPDGNNPKVRIGVLDIETGENHWIDVDGENGLIPRIYWTANPGELAVVWMNREQNHMQLYFYNVDTQDERLVMEEKSDDGWIDIFSSFSGADDYLYFPTDREEFFWMSDRDGFNHIYRYNYDGNLVNRVTTGDWEVTQIVAINPETEKIYFESTEESPLERHLYSIRFNGTAKIQYSDKPGRHEFNMSPNGKYYFDKWSNTQTPHLIELRTTQKGGDLIETIADNSLVKTYLNRYAYQPRELFSFTTEQGVELDGYLIRPNNFDPDKTYPLVLMIYGGPGYQGVFNEFESSTWVQYLAQQGYVIANINNRGSSGYGRDFKESVYKRLGILEAQDYAATATYLAQRSWIDENRIAIRGHSYGGFMSAISAVLYPNIFKLSLVGAPVTDWRLYDSIYTERYMGLPDENDENYNNSSIMYHAHKLRAKMLVTHSSMDDNVHIQNTMQMLSAFAEAGKDVDLRIYPKGKHGVHYNEQSYLLLFQVYTDYLEKHLK